One segment of Mycolicibacterium sp. YH-1 DNA contains the following:
- a CDS encoding PPOX class F420-dependent oxidoreductase, with amino-acid sequence MAPKTFREHEIEYMSATDLGRLATMAPDGTLQNSPVGFSYNDELGTIDIVGYGMSSSRKFRNIATNSTVAFVVDDITSRDPWRVRCLEIRGTAVQAEIDTVPTEPNGDRLDRSIIRITPRRIISFGIDDTETEPHLLTADARDV; translated from the coding sequence ATGGCTCCTAAGACGTTTCGGGAACACGAGATCGAGTACATGTCGGCGACCGACCTGGGTCGCCTCGCCACCATGGCGCCGGACGGCACGCTGCAGAACAGTCCCGTCGGCTTCAGCTATAACGACGAACTCGGGACCATCGACATCGTCGGATACGGCATGTCCTCGAGCCGGAAGTTCCGCAACATCGCCACCAACTCGACCGTCGCGTTCGTCGTGGACGATATCACCTCACGCGATCCGTGGCGGGTGCGTTGCCTGGAGATCCGCGGCACCGCGGTGCAGGCCGAAATCGACACGGTGCCAACCGAACCCAACGGGGACAGGCTGGACCGATCCATCATCCGCATCACACCACGACGCATCATCAGCTTCGGGATCGACGACACCGAAACCGAGCCGCACCTGCTCACCGCGGACGCCCGCGACGTCTGA
- a CDS encoding Dyp-type peroxidase produces the protein MPDAVPQPVLAPLTPAAIFLIATIDDGGESVVHDALGEISGLVRAIGFRDPTKNLSVVASIGSDAWDRLFAGPRPVELHPFIALEGPRHRAPSTPGDLLFHIRAESLDVCFELAGKLVEAMAGAVTVVDEVHGFKFFDNRDLMGFVDGTENPSGQIAASATQIGDEDPDFAGGCYVHVQRYLHDMSAWNSISVAEQEAAIGRTKLDDIELDDTVKPANSHVALNVIEDDDGNELKIVRHNMPFGEVGKAEFGTYFIGYSRAAAVTERMLTNMFIGDPPGNTDRILDFSTAVSGCLFFTPTADFLDDPPPLPTDADVDLPVATAPAPSYSGSLSIGSLKGHP, from the coding sequence GTGCCCGATGCCGTTCCGCAGCCAGTGCTGGCGCCGCTGACGCCTGCTGCGATCTTCCTGATCGCCACGATCGACGACGGCGGCGAGTCCGTGGTGCACGACGCGCTCGGCGAGATCTCGGGCCTAGTGCGCGCCATCGGCTTTCGTGATCCGACGAAGAATCTGTCGGTGGTCGCCTCGATCGGCTCCGACGCGTGGGACCGGTTGTTCGCCGGACCGCGACCCGTCGAGTTGCATCCCTTCATCGCGTTGGAGGGCCCGCGCCACCGTGCGCCGTCCACTCCGGGCGATCTGCTCTTCCACATCCGCGCGGAGTCCCTGGACGTCTGTTTCGAGTTGGCTGGCAAGCTCGTGGAGGCGATGGCCGGTGCCGTGACCGTCGTCGACGAGGTGCACGGCTTCAAGTTCTTCGACAACCGGGACCTGATGGGTTTCGTCGACGGCACGGAGAACCCCAGCGGTCAGATCGCTGCGAGCGCCACGCAGATCGGCGACGAGGATCCCGACTTCGCCGGCGGTTGCTACGTGCACGTCCAGCGCTACCTGCACGACATGAGTGCGTGGAACTCGATCTCGGTCGCGGAGCAGGAGGCGGCGATAGGCCGCACGAAGCTCGACGACATCGAACTCGATGACACCGTCAAGCCCGCCAACTCGCACGTCGCGCTCAACGTCATCGAGGACGACGACGGCAACGAGCTGAAGATCGTGCGGCACAACATGCCGTTCGGCGAGGTCGGTAAGGCGGAGTTCGGCACGTACTTCATCGGCTACTCCCGTGCGGCCGCGGTCACCGAGCGGATGCTGACCAACATGTTCATCGGGGATCCGCCCGGTAACACCGATCGGATCCTGGACTTCTCGACCGCGGTCAGCGGCTGCCTGTTCTTCACGCCCACCGCCGATTTCCTCGATGATCCACCGCCATTGCCCACCGACGCGGATGTCGACCTCCCCGTGGCCACCGCACCCGCTCCCTCGTATTCCGGTTCGCTCTCGATCGGCAGTCTGAAAGGACATCCCTGA
- a CDS encoding family 1 encapsulin nanocompartment shell protein: MNNLHRELAPITNEAWAEIELEATRTFKRHIAGRRVIDVSGPSGSTTAAISTGHLLDVESPGDGVVAHLRDSRPLVRLRVPFTVGRTDVDDVERGSQDSDWDPVKEAAKQLAFAEDRAIFEGYPAASISGIRKTSSNPALALPEDVREIPDVIAQALSELRLAGVDGPYSVLLSADVYTAVSETTAHGYPIREHLGRLVDGDIIWAPAIDGAFVLSTRGGDFDLQLGTDVSIGYLSHDAETISLYLEETLTFLNYTAEASVALTR, translated from the coding sequence ATGAACAACCTGCACCGCGAACTCGCGCCGATCACCAACGAGGCGTGGGCCGAGATCGAACTTGAGGCGACCCGAACCTTCAAGCGGCACATCGCAGGTCGTCGTGTGATCGACGTCAGCGGGCCCAGCGGGTCGACGACGGCGGCGATCAGCACCGGTCACCTGCTGGATGTGGAGTCACCCGGTGACGGCGTGGTCGCACACCTGCGTGACAGCCGTCCGCTGGTGCGCCTGCGGGTGCCGTTCACCGTGGGCCGCACGGATGTTGACGATGTCGAGCGCGGCTCGCAGGACTCCGACTGGGATCCGGTGAAGGAGGCCGCCAAACAACTGGCATTCGCCGAGGACCGGGCCATCTTCGAGGGATACCCGGCGGCGTCGATCAGCGGCATTCGCAAGACGAGTTCCAACCCGGCTCTCGCGCTGCCAGAGGATGTCCGCGAGATCCCCGACGTCATCGCCCAAGCCCTGTCCGAGCTGCGTCTCGCCGGTGTCGACGGACCGTACAGCGTCCTGCTGTCGGCCGATGTGTACACCGCGGTCAGCGAGACCACCGCGCACGGCTATCCGATCCGCGAGCACCTCGGCCGACTGGTCGACGGCGACATCATCTGGGCACCCGCGATCGACGGCGCGTTCGTGCTGTCCACCCGGGGTGGGGACTTCGACCTGCAGCTCGGCACCGACGTGTCGATCGGCTACCTGTCTCACGACGCGGAGACGATCTCGCTCTACCTCGAGGAGACCCTGACGTTCCTCAACTACACCGCCGAGGCGTCCGTCGCCCTGACTCGCTAG
- a CDS encoding VOC family protein — translation MSLDIAMVTFDCTDPDALAAWWSEAVGGTVNAVAPGEFVMVALEKGPMLGFQRVPDPTPGKNKVHLDFHSADKEPEVARLVAAGATEVGRNSFGPGFDWVVLADPEGNAFCVAGEA, via the coding sequence ATGTCTCTCGATATTGCGATGGTGACCTTCGACTGCACAGATCCCGACGCGCTCGCGGCGTGGTGGAGTGAGGCTGTCGGCGGCACGGTGAATGCCGTGGCACCGGGGGAGTTCGTCATGGTGGCCCTGGAGAAGGGGCCGATGCTGGGGTTCCAGAGGGTGCCCGATCCGACCCCGGGCAAGAACAAGGTCCACCTGGACTTCCACAGTGCCGACAAGGAGCCCGAGGTGGCCCGACTGGTCGCCGCCGGGGCGACAGAGGTCGGCCGGAACAGCTTCGGGCCGGGGTTCGACTGGGTGGTGCTGGCAGACCCCGAGGGCAACGCCTTCTGCGTGGCGGGCGAGGCCTGA
- the purL gene encoding phosphoribosylformylglycinamidine synthase subunit PurL: MTSGSSPSVDTVQHAATTPDQPQPFRELGLKDDEYERIREILGRRPTDAELAMYSVMWSEHCSYKSSKVHLRYFGETTTEAMRSTMLAGIGENAGVVDIGDGWAVTFKVESHNHPSYVEPYQGAATGVGGIVRDIMAMGARPVAVMDQLRFGAADAPDTRRVLDGVVRGVGGYGNSLGLPNIGGETVFDPCYAGNPLVNALCVGVLRKEDLHLAFASGTGNKIILFGARTGLDGIGGVSVLASETFGGDEDGAGRKKLPSVQVGDPFMEKVLIECCLDLYAAGLVVGIQDLGGAGLSCATSELASAGDGGMSIELDKVPLRAKFMTPAEVLSSESQERMCAVVTPDNVEKFMAVCRKWEVLATVIGEVTEGDRLQITWNGETVVDVPPRTVAHEGPVYERPVQRPDTQDALNADTSAKLPRPATGDELRATLLALLGSPHLCSRAFITEQYDRYVRGNTVLAEHADGGVLRIDEETGRGVALSTDASGRYTALDPYTGAQLALAEAYRNVAVTGATPAAVTNCLNFGSPEDPGVMWQFSEAVRGLADGCVTLGIPVCGGNVSFYNQTGTTAIHPTPVVGVLGVIDDVKRRIPTGFGTEPGETLMLLGDTRDEFDGSIWAQVTADHLGGMPPTVDLEREKLIADVLTAGSRDGLISAAHDLSEGGLIQAVVEAAMAGETGCRILLPEDADPFVTLFSESTGRVLVAVPRTEESRFRAMCEARGLPAVRIGVVDEGSDSVEVQGQFTISLEELRSTSEGVLPGLFG, from the coding sequence GTGACATCCGGGTCCTCCCCATCTGTAGACACCGTCCAGCACGCCGCCACCACCCCCGATCAGCCTCAGCCCTTCCGTGAGCTGGGGCTGAAGGATGACGAGTACGAGCGGATCCGTGAGATCCTCGGCCGTCGCCCCACCGACGCCGAGCTCGCGATGTACTCGGTGATGTGGAGCGAGCACTGCTCCTACAAGTCCTCCAAGGTGCACCTGCGCTACTTCGGTGAGACGACCACCGAGGCCATGCGGTCCACCATGCTCGCGGGCATCGGTGAGAACGCCGGCGTGGTCGACATCGGTGACGGCTGGGCCGTGACGTTCAAGGTCGAGTCACACAACCACCCGTCCTACGTCGAGCCGTACCAGGGTGCGGCGACCGGTGTCGGTGGCATCGTGCGCGACATCATGGCGATGGGCGCCCGCCCGGTGGCCGTCATGGACCAACTGCGCTTCGGCGCGGCCGACGCCCCCGACACACGGCGAGTTCTCGACGGTGTCGTGCGCGGCGTCGGCGGATACGGCAACTCGCTGGGTCTGCCGAACATCGGCGGCGAGACGGTGTTCGACCCCTGCTACGCGGGCAACCCGTTGGTCAACGCCCTGTGCGTGGGCGTGCTGCGCAAGGAGGACCTGCACCTGGCCTTCGCGTCGGGCACGGGCAACAAGATCATCTTGTTCGGCGCCCGCACCGGCCTCGACGGTATCGGCGGTGTCTCGGTGCTGGCCTCGGAGACGTTCGGTGGCGACGAGGACGGCGCGGGCCGCAAGAAGCTGCCCAGCGTCCAGGTCGGCGACCCGTTCATGGAGAAGGTGCTCATCGAGTGCTGCCTCGACCTCTACGCGGCCGGCCTCGTGGTCGGCATCCAGGACCTCGGCGGTGCTGGATTATCGTGTGCCACATCTGAACTCGCCTCCGCCGGTGACGGCGGCATGTCCATCGAATTGGACAAGGTGCCGCTGCGGGCCAAGTTCATGACGCCCGCCGAGGTGCTCTCCAGCGAGTCGCAGGAGCGCATGTGCGCGGTGGTCACGCCGGACAACGTCGAGAAGTTCATGGCGGTGTGCCGTAAGTGGGAGGTCCTCGCGACCGTCATCGGTGAGGTCACCGAGGGCGATCGGCTACAGATCACCTGGAACGGCGAGACCGTCGTCGACGTGCCGCCGCGCACCGTCGCGCACGAGGGCCCCGTCTACGAGCGCCCCGTGCAGCGCCCCGACACCCAGGACGCGCTCAACGCCGACACCTCGGCGAAGCTGCCCCGCCCGGCCACGGGGGACGAGCTGCGCGCGACGCTGCTCGCGCTGCTGGGCAGTCCGCATCTGTGCAGCCGTGCGTTCATCACCGAGCAGTACGACCGCTACGTGCGCGGTAACACCGTGCTGGCCGAGCACGCCGACGGTGGTGTGCTGCGCATCGACGAGGAGACCGGCCGCGGCGTGGCGCTGTCCACCGACGCATCGGGCCGCTACACCGCCCTGGACCCCTACACCGGCGCGCAGCTGGCGCTGGCGGAGGCGTACCGCAACGTCGCCGTCACGGGAGCCACCCCCGCCGCCGTGACCAACTGCCTGAACTTCGGCTCACCCGAGGACCCCGGCGTCATGTGGCAGTTCTCCGAGGCCGTTCGCGGTCTCGCGGATGGCTGTGTGACGCTTGGCATTCCGGTGTGTGGTGGCAACGTCAGCTTCTACAACCAGACCGGGACGACGGCGATTCACCCGACCCCGGTGGTGGGTGTGCTCGGTGTCATCGACGACGTCAAGCGACGCATCCCCACCGGCTTCGGCACCGAACCCGGTGAGACGCTCATGCTGCTCGGCGACACCCGCGACGAGTTCGACGGCTCGATCTGGGCGCAGGTCACCGCCGACCACCTCGGCGGCATGCCGCCGACGGTCGACCTGGAGCGCGAGAAGCTCATCGCCGACGTGCTGACCGCCGGGTCGCGCGACGGACTGATCTCGGCGGCTCACGACCTCAGCGAGGGTGGGCTGATCCAGGCGGTTGTGGAGGCCGCCATGGCCGGTGAAACCGGTTGCCGCATCCTGCTTCCGGAGGATGCCGACCCCTTCGTCACGCTGTTCTCGGAGTCCACGGGTCGGGTGCTGGTCGCCGTTCCACGTACCGAGGAGAGTCGGTTCCGCGCCATGTGCGAGGCGCGCGGACTTCCGGCGGTCCGCATCGGCGTCGTCGACGAGGGCAGTGACTCCGTCGAGGTCCAAGGGCAGTTCACCATCAGTCTCGAGGAACTGCGGAGCACGTCGGAGGGCGTTCTGCCCGGACTGTTCGGGTGA
- a CDS encoding cation:proton antiporter, with translation MLLSLIAVSVVLAGWALSARWLKRWLITSPLFLVIAGAVVEYTTHGSLADTLDSELAEHIAGIILAVLLFVDATAVRGRLFGGDPRSTMRLLFIALPLSLGLSVLLGFWLLPSTSWGTLLVIACIVALVDFSPVPSIVRDRQVPRRVRDLLNAEAGYNDGIISPIFIFALALAGGDRDPADTPLAALADAVPHTLKALVLGLAVGAGLALAANAAERRGRMTAQSKRIIVVCAPALAYTLSLGVAGNGFVAAFVCGVAYHYFRRSQDAVRELELLDDLSFLLTAAMWFVFGGVALIAYWRAGLTVGVVVFCLLALTLVRMLPVAVAMLGSKFSWPERLMLGWLGPRGAASIVFGLLAFNVLEGGDEHTVLLVMVAVVLGSVFLHGFGAPAAARAFARTQSE, from the coding sequence GTGTTGCTGTCGCTCATCGCGGTCTCGGTCGTCTTGGCGGGGTGGGCGCTCTCGGCCCGATGGCTCAAACGGTGGCTCATCACATCACCGCTGTTCCTGGTCATCGCCGGCGCGGTAGTCGAATACACCACGCACGGCTCGCTGGCCGACACCCTCGATTCCGAGCTTGCCGAGCACATCGCGGGAATCATCCTGGCGGTTCTGCTCTTCGTCGACGCGACCGCAGTCCGTGGGCGCCTGTTCGGTGGTGACCCGCGCTCGACCATGCGACTGCTCTTCATCGCCCTGCCGCTGAGCCTGGGACTGTCGGTGCTGCTTGGCTTTTGGCTGTTGCCCAGCACCTCGTGGGGGACCCTGCTCGTCATCGCGTGCATCGTGGCGCTGGTCGACTTCTCCCCGGTCCCATCGATTGTGCGGGATAGGCAGGTGCCCCGCCGGGTCCGCGATCTGCTCAACGCGGAGGCCGGTTACAACGACGGCATCATCTCGCCGATCTTCATCTTTGCGCTGGCACTCGCCGGCGGCGATCGCGATCCGGCCGACACCCCGCTGGCGGCGCTTGCCGACGCGGTCCCGCACACCCTCAAGGCCCTTGTCCTTGGCCTGGCGGTTGGTGCGGGCCTGGCACTGGCGGCCAACGCCGCCGAGCGACGCGGCCGGATGACCGCGCAGTCGAAACGCATCATCGTGGTGTGCGCGCCCGCCCTGGCGTACACGCTGAGTCTCGGGGTGGCGGGCAACGGTTTCGTCGCGGCCTTCGTGTGTGGTGTCGCGTATCACTATTTCCGGCGTTCCCAGGATGCCGTGCGCGAGCTGGAGCTGCTGGACGACCTCAGCTTTCTACTGACGGCGGCGATGTGGTTCGTCTTCGGCGGCGTCGCGTTGATCGCCTACTGGCGAGCCGGCCTGACAGTCGGTGTGGTGGTGTTCTGTCTGCTGGCGTTGACGCTGGTGCGGATGCTGCCGGTGGCGGTGGCGATGCTCGGGTCGAAGTTCTCCTGGCCGGAACGGCTGATGCTGGGCTGGCTGGGTCCACGGGGCGCCGCATCGATCGTTTTCGGCCTGCTGGCCTTCAATGTGCTCGAGGGAGGCGACGAACACACGGTCCTGCTCGTCATGGTCGCGGTGGTGTTGGGCAGCGTCTTCCTGCACGGTTTTGGGGCGCCAGCGGCAGCGCGCGCGTTCGCCCGCACGCAAAGCGAATAA
- a CDS encoding CPBP family intramembrane glutamic endopeptidase, whose translation MRDALALATGLVTWSGAVGPRMAPRAQMAVQGVLAGVLVRRSGAALGLTPPAIWRGLRWGLPVAALLSAAVGTSTALPPVRTEMADRELPGSTGEWLLARIPLGTVWSEEAAYRGALGAAAEAAFGPRWGRLLQATAFGLSHIADARRVGEPVVGTVLVTGAAGWAFAWLYARSGSLLAPMLAHLAVNEAGAIAALTVQRRA comes from the coding sequence ATGCGTGACGCCCTCGCGTTGGCCACGGGGCTGGTGACCTGGAGTGGCGCGGTCGGCCCCAGGATGGCGCCCCGCGCCCAGATGGCGGTCCAGGGCGTGTTGGCCGGTGTGCTGGTCCGTCGCTCCGGGGCCGCACTCGGGCTGACCCCGCCGGCGATCTGGCGCGGCCTGCGGTGGGGCCTTCCGGTCGCCGCCCTGTTGTCGGCTGCCGTCGGAACGTCGACCGCGCTGCCACCGGTGCGAACCGAGATGGCCGATCGGGAACTGCCCGGATCGACGGGGGAGTGGCTGCTGGCACGTATCCCGCTCGGCACGGTGTGGAGCGAGGAGGCCGCCTATCGTGGCGCGCTGGGCGCCGCCGCCGAGGCCGCGTTCGGGCCGCGGTGGGGCCGACTGCTGCAGGCCACCGCATTCGGGCTATCGCATATCGCCGACGCACGCCGCGTCGGTGAACCCGTGGTCGGCACGGTGCTCGTCACCGGTGCTGCCGGCTGGGCATTCGCGTGGCTCTACGCCCGGTCGGGAAGCCTTCTCGCGCCGATGCTGGCTCACCTGGCGGTCAACGAGGCGGGCGCGATCGCCGCGCTCACGGTGCAGCGCAGGGCCTAG
- a CDS encoding M18 family aminopeptidase has translation MAASPQSLCEFIDASPSPYHVCETAARRLRDAGLTELSESEHWPNTPGGYFTVRAGSLVAWRTNGAATPFRIVGGHTDSPNLRVKQHPDRVVAGWRVVALQPYGGAWLNSWLDRDLGVSGRLSLRRGNTVEHVLVRVDDPVLRVPQLAIHLSEDRKGVTLDPQRHVNAVWGVGDSARDFVSYVAASVDLDPGEVLAADLMTHDLAPSTVIGVDRDMVSAPRLDNQGTCYAGLEAFLAAEPGEHLPVLALFDHEEVGSTSDHGAQSDLLLTVLERITLAAGGGREDFLRRIPGSMVASGDMAHATHPNYPDRHEPGHLIAVNGGPVLKVQPNLRYATDGRTAAAFALACEQAGVPLQRYEHRADLPCGSTIGPMTAARTGIPTVDVGAAQLAMHSARELMGAHDVASYSSALQAFLSPA, from the coding sequence ATGGCAGCCAGCCCCCAGAGCCTCTGCGAGTTCATCGACGCATCCCCGTCGCCCTATCACGTGTGCGAGACCGCAGCGCGGCGGTTGCGTGACGCGGGCCTGACCGAACTGTCCGAGAGCGAGCACTGGCCGAACACGCCCGGCGGCTACTTCACGGTCCGCGCGGGCTCACTCGTGGCGTGGCGGACGAACGGCGCCGCAACGCCGTTCCGCATCGTCGGCGGTCACACCGACAGTCCGAACCTGCGGGTCAAACAGCACCCCGACCGGGTCGTCGCCGGCTGGCGCGTCGTGGCACTGCAGCCTTACGGCGGAGCCTGGCTGAACTCCTGGCTCGACCGCGACCTCGGGGTCAGCGGCCGGTTGTCGCTGCGCCGCGGCAACACCGTCGAGCACGTGCTGGTCCGCGTCGACGACCCGGTGCTGCGTGTGCCGCAGCTGGCGATACACCTCTCCGAGGACCGCAAGGGTGTGACGCTGGATCCGCAGCGCCACGTCAACGCCGTATGGGGCGTCGGCGATTCCGCACGCGACTTCGTCTCCTACGTCGCCGCGAGTGTGGACCTCGACCCCGGTGAGGTGCTCGCTGCGGACCTCATGACCCACGACCTGGCCCCGTCGACGGTCATCGGCGTCGACCGCGACATGGTCAGTGCGCCCCGGCTCGACAATCAGGGCACCTGCTACGCCGGGTTGGAGGCGTTCCTGGCCGCCGAACCGGGTGAGCACCTGCCAGTGCTTGCGCTGTTCGACCACGAGGAGGTCGGCTCGACGTCCGACCACGGCGCGCAGTCCGATCTGCTGCTGACGGTGCTCGAACGCATCACGCTCGCCGCCGGCGGGGGACGCGAGGACTTCCTGCGCCGCATCCCCGGGTCCATGGTGGCCTCCGGCGACATGGCGCACGCGACGCATCCCAACTACCCGGATCGCCACGAACCGGGCCATCTGATCGCGGTGAACGGCGGGCCGGTGCTGAAGGTGCAGCCGAACCTGCGCTATGCCACCGACGGTCGTACGGCGGCTGCGTTCGCGCTGGCATGTGAGCAGGCGGGTGTCCCGTTGCAGCGCTACGAGCACCGCGCCGATCTGCCCTGCGGGTCGACCATCGGTCCGATGACGGCTGCGCGCACGGGAATACCGACCGTCGACGTCGGCGCGGCCCAGCTCGCGATGCACTCGGCGCGTGAGCTGATGGGGGCTCACGATGTCGCGTCCTACTCGTCGGCATTGCAGGCGTTTCTGTCACCGGCGTGA
- a CDS encoding alpha/beta-hydrolase family protein, translating into MRAPAHIQHPLLLWAWSLLRLDFVGVPFGALFFCLSLTPSLLPRDWLFQGLIGGLNASIGYAIGVLIGKAVRRFILRGRSWWPPAPRVLYWLKGVTVAASIAASLLMLVPASAWQRQVSTLMGIEGPDTPAYLRTLGISVLVGGLCVGMSRVFLDAAKLWARLFIRRWHLHHEVALFIGASIMVVVLIMLINGVLYRGFLAGASMVFQPQNSATRDGVTQPTAPQRSGSPTSFAPWDTLGYQGRNFVATGPDIDDLVRVNGRPAKEPIRVYAGLQTADSDAARMDVVIRELERTGAFDRKLLVIVPTTGTGWVNPVAARALETMYNGDTAMVAVQYSYLPSWISFLADREKSTESGRMLIDAIHDRWTALPPQGRPKLVLYGESLGSMAGQGAFPWLPDIARMDFSAVLWVGPPHESSLWSDLVARRDPGTPEVQPRYDNGRTVRFSQAADAEDIARIAEPPWNGTRVLFLQHASDPIIWWSPDLVFSRPQWLVEPPGVDRTASMRWYPIVTFWQVSADMTNASAVPGGHGHNYGDSVLDGWAAVVPPDGWTAADTERVRASLQKSAAKDGPAS; encoded by the coding sequence GTGAGGGCGCCAGCCCACATACAACACCCGCTACTGCTTTGGGCCTGGAGCCTGCTCCGGCTCGACTTCGTCGGCGTTCCGTTCGGCGCGCTGTTCTTCTGCCTGTCGCTGACCCCATCGCTGCTGCCCCGCGACTGGCTGTTCCAGGGGCTCATCGGGGGTCTCAACGCGTCGATCGGCTACGCCATCGGCGTGCTGATCGGAAAGGCGGTGCGCCGCTTCATTCTCCGCGGCCGCAGCTGGTGGCCGCCCGCACCGCGAGTCCTGTACTGGTTGAAGGGCGTGACCGTCGCGGCATCGATCGCCGCGTCCCTGCTGATGCTCGTGCCCGCCTCGGCGTGGCAGCGCCAGGTGTCGACGCTGATGGGCATCGAGGGTCCCGACACGCCGGCCTACCTACGCACGCTGGGAATCTCGGTGCTCGTCGGCGGACTGTGCGTGGGGATGTCGCGGGTATTCCTGGATGCCGCCAAGCTGTGGGCGCGTCTGTTCATCCGGCGGTGGCACCTGCATCACGAGGTGGCGTTGTTCATCGGTGCGTCGATCATGGTCGTGGTGCTCATCATGCTCATCAACGGCGTGCTGTACCGGGGCTTTCTGGCCGGCGCGAGCATGGTGTTCCAGCCGCAGAACTCCGCCACCCGCGACGGTGTCACCCAACCCACGGCGCCACAGAGATCAGGTAGCCCAACATCATTCGCGCCGTGGGACACGTTGGGCTATCAGGGCCGCAACTTCGTGGCGACCGGCCCCGACATCGACGACCTGGTGCGGGTCAACGGCAGACCGGCCAAGGAGCCGATCAGGGTCTATGCCGGGCTGCAGACCGCCGACAGCGATGCCGCGCGCATGGACGTCGTGATTCGCGAACTCGAGCGCACCGGCGCATTCGACCGCAAGTTGCTCGTCATCGTGCCGACCACGGGAACCGGCTGGGTCAATCCCGTCGCCGCCCGCGCACTGGAGACCATGTACAACGGCGACACCGCCATGGTCGCGGTGCAGTACTCCTATCTGCCCAGTTGGATCTCGTTTCTCGCCGACCGCGAGAAGTCCACCGAGTCGGGCCGCATGCTGATCGACGCGATCCACGATCGCTGGACGGCGTTGCCGCCGCAGGGGCGGCCCAAACTGGTGCTCTACGGCGAGAGTCTCGGCTCGATGGCGGGCCAGGGCGCCTTTCCCTGGCTGCCCGATATCGCGCGGATGGACTTCTCGGCCGTGCTCTGGGTTGGTCCACCGCACGAGAGTTCGCTCTGGAGTGATCTCGTCGCGCGCCGCGACCCGGGTACCCCGGAGGTGCAACCGCGCTACGACAACGGGCGCACGGTCCGCTTCTCGCAGGCCGCCGACGCGGAGGACATCGCCCGGATCGCCGAACCCCCATGGAACGGCACCCGCGTGCTGTTCCTGCAACATGCGTCCGACCCCATCATCTGGTGGTCACCGGATCTGGTGTTCTCCCGGCCGCAGTGGCTGGTCGAGCCCCCCGGTGTTGATCGCACGGCGTCAATGCGGTGGTATCCGATCGTCACCTTCTGGCAGGTCAGCGCGGACATGACCAACGCGTCCGCGGTGCCGGGCGGGCATGGCCACAACTACGGCGACTCAGTGCTGGACGGCTGGGCCGCCGTGGTGCCACCGGACGGTTGGACCGCCGCCGACACCGAACGCGTCCGGGCCTCGCTGCAGAAGTCGGCAGCCAAAGACGGACCCGCGTCCTGA
- a CDS encoding NAD(P)H-quinone oxidoreductase has protein sequence MSSAVLFDHPGPPEVLHWRSVNPIHPRPDEVVIRVAAAGVNNADLLQRRGHYPVPDWASRTLGLECAGTITEVGADVMAWGPGDLVCALLDGGGYSDEVAVPATQVMPIPADLTVIEAAAIPEVAATVYSNLAMIARLERGQTVLVHGAGGGIGTFAIQWATAIGAHVITTAGSDAKVRAGLELGAQTAINYRDQDFVTATLAATEGRGVDAILDVVGSDYLARNVECLAPDGHLVIIGGTTAPAPLDIGFLMAKRASVTATMLRARPAHQKADIIAGVIRDVLPLFETGTLRVVVDTVVPMAEAARAHELLESRSTLGKVILDNRNA, from the coding sequence ATGAGTTCAGCGGTGTTGTTCGACCATCCCGGCCCCCCGGAAGTCCTGCATTGGCGGTCTGTGAACCCAATCCATCCCCGACCCGATGAGGTGGTGATCAGGGTGGCGGCGGCCGGCGTGAACAACGCCGATCTCCTACAGCGCCGAGGGCACTACCCGGTGCCCGATTGGGCGTCACGCACGTTGGGCTTGGAGTGCGCGGGAACGATCACCGAGGTCGGAGCCGATGTGATGGCCTGGGGGCCCGGCGATCTGGTCTGCGCCCTGCTCGACGGCGGCGGCTATTCCGACGAGGTGGCAGTCCCGGCCACCCAGGTCATGCCCATCCCCGCGGATCTCACGGTGATCGAGGCGGCCGCCATTCCCGAAGTCGCCGCCACCGTCTACTCCAACCTCGCCATGATCGCGCGACTCGAACGGGGTCAGACGGTGCTGGTCCACGGCGCAGGCGGCGGTATCGGCACCTTCGCCATCCAGTGGGCGACCGCGATCGGCGCACATGTCATCACCACCGCAGGCAGCGATGCCAAAGTACGGGCTGGCCTGGAACTGGGGGCCCAGACCGCGATCAACTATCGCGACCAGGATTTCGTCACCGCCACGCTGGCAGCCACCGAGGGCCGCGGAGTCGATGCGATTCTGGATGTGGTGGGTTCGGACTATCTCGCACGAAACGTCGAATGCCTTGCACCGGACGGACATCTGGTGATCATCGGCGGAACCACCGCTCCGGCCCCGCTTGATATCGGGTTTTTGATGGCCAAGCGCGCCAGCGTCACCGCAACAATGCTCCGTGCCCGTCCAGCCCACCAGAAGGCCGACATCATCGCGGGAGTGATCCGCGACGTCCTTCCCCTGTTCGAAACCGGCACTCTCCGCGTCGTCGTCGACACCGTCGTTCCCATGGCGGAGGCGGCCCGCGCCCACGAACTCTTGGAATCCAGGAGCACCCTCGGCAAGGTCATTCTCGACAACCGCAACGCCTAG